DNA from Rhipicephalus microplus isolate Deutch F79 chromosome 5, USDA_Rmic, whole genome shotgun sequence:
AGAATGGGAAACTGTCCAGCTATTCCATAAATGGTTCAGCTCCATTTGTTTAGCACTGTAATGTGCTGTTTGTTGTACAACAGACATTCTCATACGGTGAAATTTCATAGTATTGCAACACTGCATGGCACACAAGCAATACTGGTGGCACCCGAAAACTTTTTGTAGCATAGGTGCAATGATGACAAAGGTGCAGAATCTGAAATAATGTACGTTGTTTGACCTAACCATGCATAAGCAGCCTGTACGTTGTTAAAGTGGAAAGTTTGGCCAGTGAGTACGGATTCACTATGGTGGGAATGCCTTCTAGCATTTTGGAGCAGCTATGGGAGCAGGCAAAatctgcttttggagcagctaccTCTGTGTTTGGAGCACACATGGGCTTTCCGTGACGCACACACAGAGGAAGTAACTTTAGCTTTAATATATTTTAATGTTCCCTTAGATAACATATTCATTGatacagaagcagcaagcccGCAAAATAAGTACAAAGAATAAACAAAAGTAGGATTATGTACAGAAGTGGTGACATAAGATAGTGAAggcttttttaaatatatattttttaccTTGGTGAGCACCGCATAAATTTTGTCCATAGTAAAGGATATTGCAACAACACAGAGACGCACACATATTTAAAGGAACTGTCTATTCCTCAGaaaaaattttctgattgtggtgcaAATTAAACGATTGTTCATCACATCGGCGACAACGAGCCCGCTTTCGTGCCAGAAAAAATTATTTTCACTTGATGTTTAAGGTCAACAAAAAATTACCACTAGCGTCCCCCAACAGCGCTTGCggttcaaacaaatgacaatctattggtacaacaaaaaatccTCGCAGGTAGActtattttgcttaaaaacaGACACGTTTAACTTGAATGTGTATTTTATGCACTTGAGGCATCTTTAGGTTACGCCAGAGaccaatttttgcttttttttgctcaCACCTTCAAATAGGTGCCTGGTGGCGCTGCCAACAGTGTGTTCGCTTGCCTACATGCCCGCCTGCAAACGGCAGAGAAGCACAATCACGGCATCCGCCGCCACTCAcgagaacaacaaaaaagtgtATGCATGCCTAAAACGACCCGCTAAAgtatttgttttattaataaCCAAACTTTATGAACCCTGCAAAAACCGCACGCGGCTTCAGTTTTGGGTTTTCACCAGCACCACCATAgttgtgggcattcatcccaccgATCGAAGGAGATATAATGCGAACagaaaaattctgttttaaaatTTTTTACGCACTTTCCACAGAAACCGCTGCAAGGTTAGACACTTCACATGGTACGCTTTTCATTGCGACAGAAAACAGGAGAGCGATGAGGGACgatagacagtccctttaagccTCGACGCAGTAAAACCTTggtaatacatacatacatatcgaGAAGCTGCCGGACGCAGCTAACTACGCAATAAACTTAGAATGCATTGACCACTAAGTAcataagcgtgcgcagggtttcccttcaagggggggggggggcgaaggtttgtGACAGCGACCCCCAATGTCGTATAGGGAGCTTTCGAATAGCGTACGCAAAGCTTTACAGTAGCATTCTGCGCCACTGCACATGTGTGGTGCGCTAACCACTTGAGGGCCCCCGCTAAGTGACGAAAATAGCGGGTGACCGCAAAACCTGCTAACTTAGCGTACACTATTCGAAAAATCCCTAATGTATGAGGCTGACTTTACGGTCCCTTCTCGCCCCTCCtctctattatgtcaatgtatagaactggcttcccccctcccccacttcttgtgcacacgcctatgatcAAGTACCCATTTGCATTTCTTTACGTGTGCCATCACTGCTAAAAAGGAAGAAATACCATGCCACAGCAAATATTGTCTTAAGTGCCCATCATgaagccatttttttcttcttgccaatgTTCAGAAATAGTTGGCATTCTCGCATGACCATCCGATGGCACGTGGTAGCAACATTTTAAAACTACTGCGAAGTCCAAGATACGCAGCCAACACAGTGACTAACGGACATTGTCGGCTGTCCGCGATAAATGTGTACCGCGATCTGCTACTTCACGAAAACCACCACTTCCTTTGGGACGCGGTGTGGTCGCAGGGAGCCGATCGTCTACTGGCTAGTTGCATGCAGCGCTTTGCCTACTTGGGGTACACATCGTGCTGAGTCGCTTGCACAGACTACGCTTGACCGTGCACAAATGCAATGAGAAGCCTCTTGCGTTAATGCAATGATGCGAGCTTTCTGCAAGCGATGCTCTAGCGGTCCTTGCAGCAGATGGAGACGCGTTCGGGCTGTCGCCTCGTGAAACGTGTGCTACGCTAGCCGTCTCGGTGCCCGTGATTCACAATACTGAACTCCGCAATAGTGGGCTGCTTTAGTTTCTGCAAGGTGGTACACGCTGAACGGTCCCTCACAACGATCGGGGTGGCAGTGATTGGGGCCTCAAGGCTCTCAGATAGTCGACGGCTATTAAAAGCAAGCACTCGGCATAAAGCAGCGCTGTGCCACACACGTCGCTTTTTGTCGGTGATAAGTCATACTGGAGCACTTTTAGAGGCTTCGCCAAATGGCCTTCATTCTTTAGCAATGGTTACAAGAAAGGGACTGCCATAATCACGCGGAAGCCAGAATAATTGATTGGCCGATTCCGTGCTTTTTGCAGCAGCACAAGTGTGCAAGATGGCGACCATCATGTAATATCCGCTCACAATGCGTACTGTGAACATTATTTTCAGTTCCAAAACCACCTTGTGGCACAGCAATGGCACAGATtagacaaaaaataaaataaagacccTTTTGGAGCAGTATGGAGCAGTAATTTCCAGCTGGCACAGGTTGGCACAGGTTTCCCACCACTGGATTCACGATATTAAACTACACAAGGacggcttgaaaaaaaaagaacaggacaGTCATCAACTTACAACTGTACGTAAGCACCTGTCCTGTTCTTTTTCCAACCCATCCCTTGTCCCACGTGCCGCTTATCATCACAAGTCAGTACACTGACGATGAATTTTAGTTTAGTGCCTTTTGTCGCACTGCATGGCAGGCAAGTGCAGTAAGCGTGGAAAATTTCGGGCAATCTTTAAGCACGAATGGCAGATAGACATAAAAACAGAACCGTTCTATGCTGTAGCAACTTACAGCTTAACTCAATAAAGCATGCTTTGCTCAGACCGAAGCTGCAGCTGCACATCATGACACATTCAATGGTACCTATTGGTGATAAGCACATGGTACTATGATGTTAATTTATCAACATGTCGCCAATAGAAGAGTAGTATAAGTGGAATTAATACCCATACCACTATTGTGTTCGCACTCATTTATTCGGCATAGTCTGTTTCAATGACGGGTACTTCAGCAAAATTGTACATCACTTGCACCCTTTAGTCATACTCATGCATTCTATTCACGTATTGTGTGGGCTTGGGCATTCTCCTGACAATGCCCAAAATAGGCCTTTAAACATTTCAGGATATATAGAAATGCTGCTATAGCAAAAACATTTGTTGATGTCACAGTCAAAACATGTGAATCTCAATCGTTTCATATTTCAATTGTCACATTATTGACACACGTGAAACTATACAAGATCAAGGCCTGGTATGCGTAGAGATGAGCTTCCTGCCCATAGATCAGGCTCAGATGTTGGCTGCCGTGATGACTGCCCCCAAAATTGCAAGCGCTGTTCAGGCCTCTCTTCCAACAAACTTGACCTGTCCTCAAGGAGGCCTGGCGTGTCACATAAGAGGCTGCGTCTGCTCCTTGCGAAGTTAGGACTGCCATCACGGAGGCTTGGCCTGTCTTCGAGGCGACTAGGTCTGCTGCCTAGGAGGCTAGTATTGCCATCATAGAGGCTTGGCCCATCTTCCAGTAAGCGTGGCCTGTCTTCCAGCAGACTTGGCCTGCTCGCTAGTGGGCTAGGCCTGCCAGCATAGGGGCTTGGCCTGTTTTCCAGTTGACTTGGCCTGCTCCCAAGGAGGCCAGGTTTACcatcataggtgcttggcctgtCTTCCATGTGAATTGGCCTACTTCCTAGAAGGCCAGCCTTGCCATCATAGAGGCTTGGACTGCCTTCCAGCAAGTGTGATCTGTCTTCCATGTGAATTGGCCTGCTTCCTAGAAGGCTAGGCTTGCCATCATAGAAGCTTGACCTATCTTCCAGTAAGCCTGGCCTGTCTTCCAGCAGACCTGGCCTACTCCCAAGAGGACTAGGTCTGCCATCATAGGAGCTTGTCCTGTTTTCCAGTAAGTGTGACCTGTCTTCCAGTTGACTTGTCCTGCTCCCCAAGTGGCTAGGTCTGCCATTATAGGAGCTTGGCCTATCTTCCAGTAAGTGTGGCCTGTCTTCAGAGTGACTTGGCCTGCTCCCCAGTAGGCTACACCTGCCATCATAGGGGCTTGGCAGGTCTTCCAGTAGACCTGGCTTACTTCCGAGAAGGCTGCGATTTTCTCCAAGAACACTTGGCCTTTCTTCCAGAAAGCTTGGTCTATCCCCTAGAAGACCTGGTCTACTTCCAAGAAGACTGGGTTTTTCCACAAGGTGGCTTGACCTGTCATCCAGAAGACCTTGCCTGCTTCTAAGAAGGTTGGAATTCTCACCAGAGTGGCTATGCTCATCCTTTACGAGTACTGGTTCTTCCCCTAGCAGTGGCACAGTGCTTGATGGGGTGCACAACACTGGGTGGTTCCAGTCATGCGAGTCTTGGGAGCCACTGCTCCAAACTGGCGGGCTGTGCACTGCACCACGCCATTTGATGCCAGCCTTCCCTATCGACTCCTGGGAAAAAACAGCATCTGCATCGACTTGCCCAAAGAACTGACCACGGGAAAAAGGCTCAATGATGGTATCATCACCCGCTATGGGGCCTCGGAAAGTAGGCGTACCTTCCTGAGACAGAACAGGCAGGCTGCTAGACCATGATGCGTCAGTGTCATCATGAGTTTCAACAGGCCCATCCAGGAGTGGGATTTTGCCATCCCAGTGCGAAAAGGACATGAAACTGGAGATACTGGACTCCACAGAAGGGCTGTCCTTCTCCCAGTCATCCTTCTCCCGATTCACAGTGACGAAAGCAGGCTGTGCATGGCCACGATTTCGAGCCTTCTCAAGCTGTTCTCTCTCCCATTCCTCGTGTGCCTTCTTCACAAGGCTAAGTCGTTCTTGTGGCTCCTCATAATCGTAGCTCTTGGGCCGACGGGGATCttctggttgttttttcacttcCGTAACACTAGGGTGCCACTGGACAGACTTGGCTGCCTTACGTGAAATGCTTTCCTGTACCTCAACAGCACGGCGCTTGTTCTTCTCCCGCTCTTCAATCAGCTGGCGACATTCGTCAATCATGCGCCTCAGCGCAGCCTTCTCTGCCTCGAGGTGCTGCTCCTCGCGCAGCTCTGCAATAAGGCGGCGCTGCTCTTCGATCTCCTGCCGCCGCTGGGCCAGCTGTGCTTGCAGTGCTCGCCGTTCGAGAGCCACGGCTGCCAGCTCGGGCATCTCTTCTTCATCCTCTTCATTTCGACGCTTACCACGACGCCATTCACGTCTGTCGGAACTACTGTCATATGGCCCAGCACGTTTGTGCCTAGTGCTTTCTTCCAACCTCCTGGCAGGCGCTGGAGGCACTGGCTGCAAGTGAGATAAGTGCGCTCAGATTCTGGGCTGGGGCCACCGCATGCAATAAAGTCATGGCACCTATTGCTCCAGCATCGCGAGATTGCAGCTTGCACATAAAACGTAATAACTTGCTAATCAGGGTGAATTTTATTTCTGCACACTGTACATACTTTTTACTGAATGAATGCAGATAATTTAAGAATAGTACAGCAGTAGAGTATGCCCACATCTTTTTTTCTTAGATACTAAAAGGCTGACCCATTCGGAGTGACATCTACACAGCATACACTGTTGTTATAAGAGGTTGATTAAACATGGAATACTTATATTGTATATATGGTCACATGCTCATAATTGCCCTGTGTACTTGTTTTGAGCGACTGTGTTACAAGGAGTCTTTTCCAGAAATGAAAATACCAGCATGCTATGTTATGCCATTTTCAGGAAGTTGGTTGAGGAGCATAAATGCGGATCTTAGCTGATGCTTCCTAAAGTAGGAAAGTTAACAAGTTCTGCTGATAAAGTCTTGGTGACATAATATATTGCCTTGGCATGGCATGTTACTGTTTTAAACCCATAACACAACTGCACAACTACAGCCTAAATGCGAGCGCGACGGAACAAACCCAAGTGCACGAGTCGTTTGCATGCATATGTGAAGTGCCAGTGGTGCAGTGTACAAGGCAGGAGCAAAAGAAACCTGTGTGATGGCGGAAAGTCTGTGTACATGCTGCAGACCTGGCTGCCAACAAGGACGTGTGACCAAGCTCCCCCTTGGCTTGAAAGGAGCGCATAACCACACGAAGGGAGGTTGCCCCTACTCTGTTAATGCCTCCTGTTCGAAGGTTATCAAACATATTGTGTAGCCAGCTCCTTGGACTTGCCTGCTAAACTACAGAGATGTTAATTGCTGATCATTCATTTTCCAATACCTCATCACATATGCCAAACCCTATCCAATGATCAACCTGGTTTATGTTCCATGCATGACTGCCAAGCTCACTCGACATTGAAacatgaaaagaagagaaatttcTGTCTGTAGGTCCCATTCCACAAATTATACCACAACTTCTTTCACTTACATGAAACACTGTTACTTCCACCCTCTCGAACTTCTCGCCGCCTGTTCAACTCCAACAGCGTTAAACGCCCTCACGGTTTGACCCTTTCATTCAATAAATCATTTCTGCCGGCAGCCATCGAAGACTGCAGTTGCCTAACTGACGCCATTGCCCTTGAGATGAACTCAGAAAAATTTAGGCAATCTATAGGCAAGTTTTTTTATTAGACAACTTCAGCTATGCACTTTGATAATTGCATGCATTTTTATAACTGCTACAATTATTTATAAATCAATGGTTTAAATTGTTTGTAATTGCCCTATGCTTTAAATTTTCGCTCACTCACAATCTTGTGTCAACACCTTTTTTTCAGCGATCATTAGTACTGATGTGCTCTGTATTTTTCTGCATTTCTGAAGGGTGTTGTATGTAGAGTTTGTCTAATCATACATCCCACGAACTCTGtataccccctcccttatgtaatgccctgtTCAGGGCCCTTAAGGGTTAATAAATGATAATAAATGATGATAATGAGTTCATTCAAATAATTAGTTCATAACAGCTAGATCATGAGTTATCAGCCACAATATTTCCAACCACATGGCTGCGTGCAGCAACATATCAAGTGAAAAGTGACTGCCATAATAAGCCGGGCAAGAAACAAGGTACCACAGTATAAAGGGCTAAAATGGCCAGGTAACATCCTAGCTGACAGTGAGAGGAATCGAAACGAGTTGGGCTACATTTGTGGGTTGTGTACAGcgagcaagcagcagcagcagaatgAGTGCAAAGCGAAGGAGATCGACCGTTACAATGACACAGCCCTATCACTGCACAAAATTTGCAAGCCCAAGACAGAAAAGAGCAAGTGAGGATTACTATAACGATGCTAGTAAAATAGAGTGTCTGTAGCCAAAATGTTTTGGAGAGGCACTGTACAGCATGAAATGTCATGTGAATACATACAAATAATGGTCACTAGCAGTCATTGATACTGGTATCTGTTCATCAACAGGGGCAATTCGCTCAGAACAAGTGATACAATGCTTAGGCTTTCATTTATTTCTGCATTGAAAAGGGTGCTTCGCATTGTGTTTACAGTGTTCAAAAACGGTTTTGTCTCACGAACGGTGCAAATCCTCCTTCCGTCGCAGTAAACCCTACACAGAAAGGCAGCTGAGAGAGAGAGGCTTACCTTCAAGGCAGAAAGAAACTTGTGTTTCTTGCTCTGGACATGCTGCAAAGCAGATGGAACACTGTTGGCACACTCAGGTTGCATAACCAATTCAAGAGCAAGCTACAAAAGGCTGCACTGCGTGGCTGTGAGGAGTTGCACGAGGCGTGCTTTTCTCGCTGCCACCCAGGAAGACTTCTCCAGATACAAAAGAGTAACTTCATCTGCAATCTCGACCTACTGCTGCTCCTGTGCACTCATGCCACTATGTTGCTAAGCAGGAGGTACCGAACTTGATTTTTAACCACTGCACTGAAAAACCAGCCTATGGGAAATGGCCTGGAAGTTTAGTCTACTTTAGTCTACATCACAACAATCGATTCCCAGCTCTGCACACGTTCTAGGCGTGCAGCCTACCTGGCACTCAAAATCTTCTGAAATATAACAACCTGTTCTCAaaaatgtgaaataaacactgttcATCAGAACAGTGGCATGTTCACAAGTCTAATTTCGATAATTTCGCCattccttttttgtatttttttccccAGTATCCCTTTAGGTAACCTTCCCTGAACAGTTGCTTTCTGCAGCTTCTAGAAGATGTTTGcttaatgaaaacaaaaagtcggcatttttttttcagacacagcaactAGCTGCACAGTGTTGCAATGAGAGATAGCAACAATGAAACATGACCTTTCTGCAACATTTATGCAAGAAGAAATCAACAGTAAGTGCACGAGTACCTCACCTTTTTTGAACTTCATAGATATTTTTCACCGGATTTTCAGAATGTGTGAAATAGCAGGTTGTGCAAGCCAGTGGCATGACTCACTTAGCGCTAGCAGCTCTCTCTCTAACTGCAAACACAATGGATTAATATGCCTGGTAGGCCCACCTCTTCCATGGCTTCATTTGATTCCAGATCCATTCGGCAGACACTGCAGTGAAGAGTCTTTGCCGTCCTAGCTGCAGTGACCGTCTTCGTTGCTTCTGGCTTCTTCCCGGTGGCAGCTTCTTCGGCACGTGGTTCTGTCTTGACATTCTGTGCGTAGAAGGTGTTCCACAACCTCAATGTATCGGAGCGAAAATAAGAACAGTGTGCAATAAAAAGAAAGTGCCACTGACTGTTCACTAGATTTAACTGAAACGAGTGCTGTTAACTTCATTGAACCAAGCTTCTGAGGAGCTTAAAAACAACTCGTCTAGCTTTACTCTGCCGGTGTGGATATTTGCGGaaaaagcaaagaataaaaaagtAGTTTGCAAACAAAAGTtccatgaaaaaaagaaatgttttgtaACTAAAACTAACAATATGAAACTGACCAATGTGCTATTATGTTTGCAATGCTATATTTGAAGTGCAGTGCTGCATTTCGTTCATGTTATATAATGAAAGATAAAAAACTTCAATTTTATTCTTTGGAGCACCTTATCCGCATTCTTCTCCTTCATTTTGCCAAATGGTGTACAACTTTTCGATTCAGGTGTACAACTACACAGGAACACTCAGTAGATCAAGTAATGGCTATACCTATCTTGTTCGTAgagctcagaaaaaaaaacatactgacATAGTTTATAAACATACCTACACGAGCAAGCTCCTAGCACCTACTCTTACACGTGAGTGCTTATCTGAAGACTAGTGCACTAACACATTGTAGAAAAAAATTGGAAACGAAATGCCGGTTCTAGACCCACAAATCCACACAGCACTCAACAAATAGTTTTCATGTAACATGTATGAAATGCACGATTCTGCAGAATGCATGAATCGGCTTTCTAATCTCCCTTTTGACAAAATGAAGGAGAAGAGGGCTCATCGCTTAAGATTTGGTTAACTGTGTAAGTAAGAGTGATGTTTCGTCAACAGTATGACACTACCAGAGCCCGCTTGCAAGCATGACGGTAAATGTAAAGAGGCCAATTAACACTGTGAAACAGCAGAAGCCACATTTTGGGGATATGAGTCTACTGCTGATATGCAAcacgagaggagaaagaaaaaacaatggCAAGCTGAACTCGTAATAAAAGAGGCAATAAGAAGGAGGGGATGTGGTTATCAATAACAAAGCTAGTGGTATCCGAGTCTAACAAGTGTATTTTAATACCTGCTTTACCAGCAGCTTAATATGCACGGAGAGccctcaaaaaagaaagaaaggaagtggAAGAAGAGGGTGAAAGCCCGTAAAGAAGACATTGCCTACCTTCCTCAGTGCTTCGAGAAACTTGTGCTGCTTGCTTTTttcgtgctgaaaaaaaaagtcacaagaATGAACGAAAAGAGTCATTGCGTCAATATAAAGGGTCAATCACAAGGCATCAAAATAGAGAGAGATCCTTGCCACACATGCAAATGACAGCAAGAGGCATACGCCCGATGAAAACGAGACGATCTTGCTGTATGAAAGATGCACAGATAGTACGCTATTGTGACAACGTAGAACTCTACGTAACGCACTCACAAGATAGCTTTTCGACTAAAAAGAGGAGAATCCTCGACGTGAGCTGTGTCGCGTTTTACCTCTCGTTTCGTTCCCAACGAAGGCAGCAGCAGCTGGCATATGTCACAGTACAGCTCCGCTGCAAAGACACAGGGCAGTCATTCATTAACCGTCGCAAGAGTACAGGACAGAGACGGCAAACAATGATTCGCAGGAACTTACGATTTTGGGGTTGTTTGTCTGTAGAATCCGTGACCTCCTGCAAAGAGGGAAAAATAAAATGTATCTCGAAATGCCACACCCATCACTCTGATCAAGAATCGAATTCAAGCTACTGCAGCAAAAGCACAGCTCCGGTAAAAATGACGGAAGACGAGTTGCAAGTTTGTATGCATTTTTAAAGTTGTACACAGGATTAGCAGTACACGGCCCATAAGTGCTGGGTTTAAAAAGCAATTGAAAAATCCTTCAAATTGAAATAATCAACATATCTAAAATGTTCAGCTCATTCCTGGTGCTGAATTCTCGGTTTACTACGTATTTCTTGAATGTCGTACGCTACTAAGTTCACCAGATTCCTAAAAATTCATATCATTGAGGTTTTTTAAACTAAATATTGAAGTCTTAGTGCAAATGAAGAATGTGCATCATAAAATGGCAGATTCtccagtggaaaaaaaaaacttgttcaaTGAAGATTACCGACATACTGCGAGGCCGATGGTAAACGTCAGCCATCATCACTAGTGGAAGATGGCAGGTACCTCAACTCGAGACCAGCGTGAAGAACCCCCACTTACAGCAGGCTTGTCATCATTCTTGCTATCCTTGTCAGGAGGCGACTTTTCACCTTTGAGAAACTTGCACAGAGTTTCTTTGTGCCTATCACTGGCCAGGTGCTGCAAGAACCGTGAGCGAAAGCCTCGCTTGGTACAGGTTCTCTCACATTTTGGCAAAAACAAAAACCAAAGTGTACAGATCTTCTAGATGTGTCTTTTCATTGCAAAGCAACGAGAAGGCAGCAGGCGTAACAAACCTCACACCTCACTTACAGCTAATGGTTGTCGTTCAGATAAACTCCGCTGCTTGGTTGGGCAACCCTATAAAAAACCTCCAAAGTTGTACTGACTTCAATAAACCTACAAGGATTGCAGCACATTGTCAACCTTGCACTAGAGTCCAAGTGTTTATGCTATGCTCGACTATCCACTGCTCACCGAGCTTTTTATAGAACCACAATGGTTGGTGCAGTAAACTGACAGTTCTGACAGTTCCAGGCCGGTTAGGAAGAACCATATCTGATGCCGGTACCGCACGAAGGCGTCTGACATGAGAAGTTGGCCTACATGTACACCAAGTTTGCCACACACTTTTTCATGACAAATTGCTTAGGTACCCTTGAATGCGGGACAAAATACATTTCATTAAAAGAGGGATAGAAAAGAGCAAAAAGTGGTAGTTCATCTTTTACTCTTTGGCATCCCTCTTTTCATGGAATAGATTTTGCACCACAGTCATGCACACTCAAGAGATTCAAGCGCCAACTTGCCCACGAAGAAGTACTTTTGGAATACTGCATCCACCACAAATGTTTTTAACAACGTAATCTCAAAACCTCAGCTCGGAGGCCATCTAGGAAAAGTTCGAGCCAACACATATTACCTTTTGTGATCACGTATTATACCAAGAGAAAAGCACAATAAGCGAGATCACACGGCAGTCTATAAACACGACAAAATTGTAAATAGTCTAGTGCTTAAATACAACTTTTTGCATTAGCACTGTTTGTAAACTGC
Protein-coding regions in this window:
- the LOC119173674 gene encoding uncharacterized protein LOC119173674 isoform X3; its protein translation is MSNAYDDGKSSKREAEESASQEKDGPSQPKKAKLKEDNKLQDYECKLCDSKFFTLGQYTCHIQSFEHRKRTILQTADKVFSKAPQYRGGRESDLPPGLSGRKVVHCKVCNVYTNSAKQLAEHLSGGRHKQVCFKFNVPITTLELTSDDTKTLEGTRLQGDKLMCKCCSVQLTSMEQYKAHMATNKHKLVMERKPVRPQRKIKKALKPFYKNTSAEEKQEKSDDKTKNYKDDEKDKQKDESKDKKKDTSKDGKKEKKDKGEDKVPDSKGADRTASAKVRDKYQLNLLDELNEQPTLRNELDFFRSHRPKKDKKTRPQPIPYLCDICHVFSKSAFELNEHLASDRHKETLCKFLKGEKSPPDKDSKNDDKPAEVTDSTDKQPQNPELYCDICQLLLPSLGTKREHEKSKQHKFLEALRKNVKTEPRAEEAATGKKPEATKTVTAARTAKTLHCSVCRMDLESNEAMEEHVQSKKHKFLSALKPVPPAPARRLEESTRHKRAGPYDSSSDRREWRRGKRRNEEDEEEMPELAAVALERRALQAQLAQRRQEIEEQRRLIAELREEQHLEAEKAALRRMIDECRQLIEEREKNKRRAVEVQESISRKAAKSVQWHPSVTEVKKQPEDPRRPKSYDYEEPQERLSLVKKAHEEWEREQLEKARNRGHAQPAFVTVNREKDDWEKDSPSVESSISSFMSFSHWDGKIPLLDGPVETHDDTDASWSSSLPVLSQEGTPTFRGPIAGDDTIIEPFSRGQFFGQVDADAVFSQESIGKAGIKWRGAVHSPPVWSSGSQDSHDWNHPVLCTPSSTVPLLGEEPVLVKDEHSHSGENSNLLRSRQGLLDDRSSHLVEKPSLLGSRPGLLGDRPSFLEERPSVLGENRSLLGSKPGLLEDLPSPYDGRCSLLGSRPSHSEDRPHLLEDRPSSYNGRPSHLGSRTSQLEDRSHLLENRTSSYDGRPSPLGSRPGLLEDRPGLLEDRSSFYDGKPSLLGSRPIHMEDRSHLLEGSPSLYDGKAGLLGSRPIHMEDRPSTYDGKPGLLGSRPSQLENRPSPYAGRPSPLASRPSLLEDRPRLLEDGPSLYDGNTSLLGSRPSRLEDRPSLRDGSPNFARSRRSLLCDTPGLLEDRSSLLEERPEQRLQFWGQSSRQPTSEPDLWAGSSSLRIPGLDLV
- the LOC119173674 gene encoding uncharacterized protein LOC119173674 isoform X1, with the translated sequence MRIFNIWPGYTDDGKSSKREAEESASQEKDGPSQPKKAKLKEDNKLQDYECKLCDSKFFTLGQYTCHIQSFEHRKRTILQTADKVFSKAPQYRGGRESDLPPGLSGRKVVHCKVCNVYTNSAKQLAEHLSGGRHKQVCFKFNVPITTLELTSDDTKTLEGTRLQGDKLMCKCCSVQLTSMEQYKAHMATNKHKLVMERKPVRPQRKIKKALKPFYKNTSAEEKQEKSDDKTKNYKDDEKDKQKDESKDKKKDTSKDGKKEKKDKGEDKVPDSKGADRTASAKVRDKYQLNLLDELNEQPTLRNELDFFRSHRPKKDKKTRPQPIPYLCDICHVFSKSAFELNEHLASDRHKETLCKFLKGEKSPPDKDSKNDDKPAEVTDSTDKQPQNPELYCDICQLLLPSLGTKREHEKSKQHKFLEALRKNVKTEPRAEEAATGKKPEATKTVTAARTAKTLHCSVCRMDLESNEAMEEHVQSKKHKFLSALKPVPPAPARRLEESTRHKRAGPYDSSSDRREWRRGKRRNEEDEEEMPELAAVALERRALQAQLAQRRQEIEEQRRLIAELREEQHLEAEKAALRRMIDECRQLIEEREKNKRRAVEVQESISRKAAKSVQWHPSVTEVKKQPEDPRRPKSYDYEEPQERLSLVKKAHEEWEREQLEKARNRGHAQPAFVTVNREKDDWEKDSPSVESSISSFMSFSHWDGKIPLLDGPVETHDDTDASWSSSLPVLSQEGTPTFRGPIAGDDTIIEPFSRGQFFGQVDADAVFSQESIGKAGIKWRGAVHSPPVWSSGSQDSHDWNHPVLCTPSSTVPLLGEEPVLVKDEHSHSGENSNLLRSRQGLLDDRSSHLVEKPSLLGSRPGLLGDRPSFLEERPSVLGENRSLLGSKPGLLEDLPSPYDGRCSLLGSRPSHSEDRPHLLEDRPSSYNGRPSHLGSRTSQLEDRSHLLENRTSSYDGRPSPLGSRPGLLEDRPGLLEDRSSFYDGKPSLLGSRPIHMEDRSHLLEGSPSLYDGKAGLLGSRPIHMEDRPSTYDGKPGLLGSRPSQLENRPSPYAGRPSPLASRPSLLEDRPRLLEDGPSLYDGNTSLLGSRPSRLEDRPSLRDGSPNFARSRRSLLCDTPGLLEDRSSLLEERPEQRLQFWGQSSRQPTSEPDLWAGSSSLRIPGLDLV